In a single window of the Methanofollis ethanolicus genome:
- a CDS encoding DUF1614 domain-containing protein yields MGRYLFNPFSILMVAFLFVALLVLIPLLFLSLIGSAFAKLGFPPGTVILLLLLTLVGSLVNIPVTKVQGGPVRMEKEFSPFYGWVYRIPEVAPETVVAINVGGALIPLLISLYLMYESVVVSGGYTVLILALIGVAVVTAVTHHVARPVPGLGIATPFFVPPLAALVTALVLAGFAGSPEAAVIAAPVIAYISGTLGTLLGADLLNLGRLGELGAPMVSIGGAGTFDGVFLSGVLAAFLA; encoded by the coding sequence TCGTCGCCCTGCTGGTGCTGATCCCCCTCCTCTTCCTGAGCCTCATCGGCTCGGCATTTGCAAAACTCGGTTTTCCGCCGGGAACGGTCATCCTGCTCCTCCTGCTCACCCTTGTCGGGAGCCTCGTCAATATCCCGGTGACGAAGGTGCAGGGCGGGCCGGTGCGGATGGAGAAGGAGTTCAGCCCCTTCTACGGCTGGGTCTACCGCATCCCCGAGGTGGCGCCGGAGACGGTCGTCGCCATCAATGTCGGCGGGGCCCTGATCCCCCTCCTGATCTCGTTGTATCTCATGTACGAGTCGGTGGTCGTCTCAGGGGGCTACACGGTCCTCATCCTCGCCCTGATCGGGGTTGCGGTCGTCACTGCCGTCACGCACCATGTGGCTCGCCCCGTCCCCGGCCTTGGTATCGCCACTCCCTTCTTCGTCCCGCCCCTTGCCGCGCTCGTGACGGCCCTCGTCCTTGCCGGTTTTGCCGGGAGTCCCGAGGCGGCGGTGATCGCCGCCCCGGTCATCGCCTATATCTCGGGTACCCTCGGCACCCTCCTCGGCGCCGACCTCCTCAACCTCGGCCGCCTCGGCGAACTGGGCGCACCGATGGTGAGCATCGGCGGCGCCGGCACCTTCGACGGCGTCTTCCTCTCGGGAGTGCTCGCGGCCTTCCTGGCATGA
- a CDS encoding TIM barrel protein, translating into MKRLYRIGAGVRSDDLKTFSALAAMHREGQIDHVQVQVIPAERAAFRRDMERIADAGVPIVIHAPHHGHGVNPCAPTAYDDRPPAEIERWTEEALALTAEAADVTGARQIVLHAGRHLPGRREEAEETFAAFLDGHFDPRFILENLPAVYAGYPLLGNTAEELLTLAGGRVRGFCLDFAHLFCTANYLGIPYANLLAPFDDLPLGLFHLSNSRRGSVTDEHLPINHPEGGLDFATVIPFISAHPAVETSLEYKENDPRLYAEQVPVFDALFQTYRP; encoded by the coding sequence ATGAAAAGGCTGTACCGCATCGGCGCCGGGGTACGCTCCGACGATCTAAAGACATTCTCCGCGCTTGCCGCGATGCATCGGGAGGGGCAGATCGACCATGTGCAGGTCCAGGTGATCCCGGCGGAGAGGGCGGCGTTCAGGCGCGACATGGAGAGGATCGCAGATGCCGGCGTCCCCATCGTCATCCACGCCCCCCACCACGGCCACGGGGTGAACCCCTGTGCACCGACGGCCTACGACGACCGCCCTCCCGCGGAGATCGAGAGGTGGACGGAGGAGGCCCTGGCCCTGACGGCGGAGGCGGCGGACGTCACCGGCGCCAGACAGATCGTCCTCCACGCGGGGCGGCACCTGCCCGGCCGGAGGGAGGAGGCGGAGGAGACCTTCGCCGCCTTTCTGGACGGCCACTTCGACCCGCGCTTCATCCTCGAAAACCTCCCCGCGGTCTATGCGGGCTACCCCCTCCTCGGGAACACGGCGGAGGAACTCCTCACCCTTGCCGGCGGCAGGGTGAGAGGGTTCTGCCTGGACTTCGCCCACCTCTTCTGCACGGCAAATTATCTCGGCATACCCTATGCCAACCTCCTCGCCCCCTTCGACGACCTCCCCCTCGGCCTCTTCCACCTCTCGAACAGCAGGAGGGGGTCGGTCACCGACGAGCACCTCCCCATCAACCACCCCGAAGGCGGACTGGACTTCGCCACCGTCATCCCCTTCATCTCGGCGCACCCGGCGGTCGAGACAAGTCTCGAATACAAGGAGAACGACCCGCGGCTCTATGCGGAGCAGGTGCCTGTCTTCGACGCACTGTTCCAGACGTACCGGCCGTGA
- a CDS encoding thymidylate synthase has translation MRVIRAPTLGRAHELVVKMILEKGYVLETEDGEATVEFEETAVTVEDPFAEPMASGHSRFQRRFLDSYADALLHGSDAVFEYDYHSRLCDWGQGLAKEGAGVHADQVGYIIRKLKEAPQSRRAVAVTWNPPVDEDLHDCPCLQLVQCVVRDGKLLMKVVFRSNDMLSAAGANMFALAHLQKMIADALGLPCGAYTHISLVPHIYFVRDSNDITPFCNKGTEISPIPEVCRACGKCPRARSV, from the coding sequence ATGAGAGTGATCAGGGCCCCCACCCTGGGGCGGGCGCATGAACTCGTAGTGAAGATGATCCTGGAAAAAGGGTACGTGCTTGAGACCGAGGACGGTGAGGCGACGGTGGAGTTCGAGGAGACGGCGGTCACCGTCGAGGACCCCTTCGCCGAACCGATGGCGAGCGGGCACTCGCGTTTTCAGCGCCGGTTCCTGGACTCCTATGCCGACGCCCTCCTCCATGGTTCGGACGCGGTCTTCGAGTACGACTACCACAGCAGACTCTGCGACTGGGGGCAGGGCCTCGCGAAGGAAGGTGCCGGCGTCCATGCCGACCAGGTCGGCTACATCATACGGAAACTGAAGGAGGCCCCGCAGAGCAGGCGTGCCGTCGCCGTCACCTGGAACCCGCCGGTGGACGAGGACTTGCACGACTGCCCCTGCCTCCAGCTGGTCCAGTGCGTGGTGCGGGACGGAAAACTCCTGATGAAGGTGGTCTTCAGGAGCAACGACATGCTCTCCGCGGCCGGGGCGAACATGTTCGCGCTCGCACACCTCCAGAAGATGATCGCGGACGCACTCGGCCTCCCCTGCGGGGCCTACACCCACATCTCCCTGGTGCCGCATATCTACTTTGTCAGGGACAGCAACGACATCACTCCGTTCTGCAATAAAGGCACGGAAATATCTCCGATACCCGAGGTCTGCCGGGCCTGCGGGAAGTGCCCGCGGGCACGGTCGGTCTGA
- a CDS encoding MEMAR_RS02690 family S-layer glycoprotein — protein sequence MKSTSKMMVVAAVFLVAAAMFVMPAAARTADQINSGDTIFLYEESLNLTPVNGTAFSKLVHYTNDDTTTGIDVTLNVANSSAFSLMEDVAAKVGTKTGRYFVSDVDSGKYVYIEKPAVELKPVLADSHSDSIAGKTVTSNSKIAFQLIAPDVGGNLVNSPSTYATVNIEITTPSGGIVKTLGGVKLSGINLTSSNQYTGAIDLGAEDLESGTYTAVAKWAKPTGFDNFAEDSKAVSFTITTDKLSLAASKESVVRGKSFTVTVTGDSKKEYFLYIKDAGVADNKYPLLAANQPGVGAASAPMLALTTEKASAPGTNASVTTKADGTRTVEFRTTASTEDKTYTFKVMENKTTNAKDDDVKVKVEKGAVTITAEGAGSYYFGEEIKLSGTNTEGKKVYLFLVGPNLGDGNGVNLIDVSKKSSAGIAGFVEEAVESDDTWDYTWNTGDIQNGVLSEGSYTVYAASQPRAKGNLSNVEYATMSVNLRKGFITGATNVNTLAKGDDLKITGTAEGKPSNIYVWIFGKNFYGQDSNNPQASESVEDDGTFEYKLEDTDNLAAGQYFVILQHPMAKTGPGNDVYWDTASQKLVAPGQTDVALKNLQASDAATALINAMDSSNVDDTYTKLTFMVQEAWVRIDSIGDKSVGSKFTVTGTTNLAIGDELTVDVTSAAFGATQKTESSGFSGKSGTVKVIEGTDANTWSFEVDATNFKPDQYQVKVEGIDVADATATATFNVIEGPVSPTVTPTGAATTVPPTQTATTTVPATTPTQPGFGALISLIGLGAVAFLVMRRN from the coding sequence ATGAAGAGTACATCTAAGATGATGGTCGTTGCCGCCGTCTTCCTTGTAGCCGCCGCCATGTTTGTCATGCCGGCCGCCGCGAGGACTGCGGACCAGATCAACAGCGGTGACACCATCTTTCTCTATGAAGAAAGCCTGAACCTGACGCCAGTTAATGGCACAGCGTTCTCGAAGCTTGTTCACTATACGAACGACGACACCACGACCGGTATCGACGTGACCCTTAACGTCGCCAATTCGAGTGCCTTCAGTCTCATGGAGGACGTCGCGGCGAAGGTCGGCACCAAGACCGGTCGCTACTTCGTGAGCGATGTGGACAGCGGGAAGTACGTCTACATTGAGAAGCCGGCAGTCGAGCTGAAGCCCGTCCTTGCCGACTCTCACTCCGACTCGATCGCGGGCAAGACCGTGACCTCGAACTCGAAGATCGCCTTCCAGCTGATTGCCCCCGATGTCGGTGGGAACCTGGTGAACTCTCCCTCTACCTACGCCACGGTTAACATCGAGATCACCACCCCGAGCGGCGGTATCGTCAAGACGCTCGGCGGTGTTAAGCTCTCCGGTATCAACCTCACCTCGTCCAACCAGTACACCGGCGCTATCGATCTCGGTGCAGAGGACCTTGAGTCCGGTACCTACACGGCAGTGGCAAAGTGGGCCAAGCCGACCGGCTTTGACAACTTTGCAGAAGACTCCAAGGCTGTCAGCTTCACCATCACGACCGACAAGCTCTCCCTCGCTGCCAGCAAGGAAAGCGTTGTCAGGGGCAAGTCCTTCACCGTGACCGTCACCGGTGACAGCAAGAAGGAATACTTCCTGTACATCAAGGACGCCGGCGTTGCGGACAACAAGTACCCGCTCCTCGCCGCTAACCAGCCCGGTGTCGGCGCTGCTAGCGCTCCGATGCTTGCCCTGACCACTGAAAAGGCCAGCGCTCCGGGCACCAACGCGTCTGTCACGACCAAGGCTGACGGCACCCGGACTGTCGAGTTCAGGACCACCGCCAGCACTGAAGACAAGACCTACACCTTCAAGGTGATGGAGAACAAGACGACCAACGCCAAGGACGACGACGTCAAGGTGAAGGTCGAGAAGGGTGCAGTCACCATTACCGCCGAGGGTGCGGGCTCCTACTACTTCGGTGAGGAGATCAAGCTCTCCGGTACCAACACCGAAGGCAAGAAGGTCTACCTCTTCCTCGTCGGCCCCAACCTGGGCGACGGCAATGGTGTGAACCTTATTGACGTCAGCAAGAAGTCCAGCGCCGGTATCGCCGGCTTTGTTGAGGAAGCCGTCGAGTCCGACGACACCTGGGACTACACCTGGAACACTGGCGACATCCAGAATGGCGTCCTCAGTGAGGGCAGTTACACGGTTTACGCCGCTAGCCAGCCCCGTGCAAAGGGCAACCTTTCGAATGTTGAGTACGCGACCATGTCCGTCAACCTGAGGAAGGGCTTCATCACCGGTGCCACCAACGTCAACACCCTCGCGAAGGGTGACGACCTGAAGATCACCGGTACCGCGGAAGGCAAGCCGTCCAACATCTATGTCTGGATCTTCGGCAAGAACTTCTACGGTCAGGACTCCAACAACCCCCAGGCCTCTGAGTCTGTCGAGGACGACGGCACCTTCGAGTACAAGCTCGAGGACACCGACAACCTCGCAGCCGGCCAGTATTTCGTCATCCTCCAGCACCCGATGGCCAAGACCGGACCGGGTAACGATGTCTACTGGGATACCGCCAGCCAGAAATTGGTGGCTCCGGGCCAGACCGATGTCGCACTGAAGAACCTGCAGGCCTCCGATGCGGCGACCGCACTCATCAACGCCATGGACTCGTCCAACGTTGACGACACCTACACCAAGCTCACCTTCATGGTTCAGGAAGCCTGGGTCAGGATCGACAGCATCGGCGACAAGTCCGTCGGTTCGAAGTTCACCGTCACCGGCACCACCAACCTCGCCATCGGCGACGAACTCACCGTCGACGTCACCTCCGCGGCTTTCGGCGCAACCCAGAAGACCGAGTCTTCCGGTTTCAGCGGCAAGTCCGGCACTGTGAAGGTCATCGAGGGCACTGACGCCAACACGTGGTCCTTCGAGGTCGACGCCACCAACTTCAAGCCCGACCAGTACCAGGTCAAGGTTGAAGGCATCGACGTCGCCGACGCGACCGCCACCGCCACCTTCAACGTGATCGAGGGCCCGGTCTCCCCGACCGTCACCCCGACCGGCGCTGCGACCACTGTGCCGCCGACCCAGACCGCAACCACCACCGTCCCGGCCACCACCCCGACTCAGCCCGGCTTCGGTGCGCTGATCTCCCTGATTGGCCTCGGTGCAGTTGCGTTCCTGGTCATGCGCAGGAACTAA
- a CDS encoding RNA-guided endonuclease InsQ/TnpB family protein — MDREHSTITFSKIGTIPFNMHRSYTGKVKGVLITRSGDRWYVIIQAEQEASGSKREGRSVGIDVGLNSFAVDSDGAVIENPRFYEHSLDRIKKLQQSIARKKRFSQNWKKAKSRLEEIYDHITNQKKDFLHKLSRGYVDTYATICVEDLNIKDLKEKGNPTGLHRSIHDASWGRFYSYLAYKAESAGTKLIKVNPRNTSQMCSNCGIIVKKTLSERVHECPYCGFVADRDYNAAVNIHRLGMEQPFEPVEMQSISQPGKSSISRAVVTIPLHHISVMQVLSMKQEATPKQVRGSSQGIGIPDRKTR; from the coding sequence ATCGACCGTGAACACAGCACGATCACGTTCTCAAAGATCGGGACAATTCCGTTCAACATGCACCGATCATACACCGGGAAGGTGAAAGGTGTTCTGATCACCCGTTCAGGTGATAGATGGTACGTGATCATTCAGGCAGAGCAGGAGGCTTCCGGATCAAAACGTGAAGGACGGTCTGTTGGGATCGATGTCGGTCTGAACTCGTTTGCAGTCGATAGTGACGGTGCAGTGATCGAGAACCCCCGGTTCTATGAGCACTCACTTGACCGGATCAAGAAGTTGCAACAGAGCATTGCCCGGAAGAAACGATTTTCGCAGAACTGGAAGAAGGCAAAGAGCAGACTGGAAGAGATCTATGATCATATCACGAATCAGAAAAAAGATTTTCTGCACAAACTCTCCCGGGGGTATGTTGATACCTATGCAACGATCTGTGTTGAAGACCTGAATATCAAGGATCTGAAGGAGAAAGGCAACCCTACAGGGCTGCACAGGAGTATCCACGATGCTTCATGGGGACGGTTCTATTCTTATCTTGCGTACAAGGCTGAAAGTGCTGGTACGAAACTCATCAAAGTCAATCCCCGGAATACGTCGCAGATGTGCTCGAACTGTGGTATCATCGTGAAAAAGACGCTCTCCGAGAGAGTCCACGAATGTCCATACTGTGGGTTTGTTGCCGATCGAGATTACAATGCCGCGGTGAATATTCACCGCTTGGGGATGGAACAGCCCTTTGAGCCTGTGGAAATGCAGAGCATTTCCCAGCCGGGGAAATCTTCGATTTCCCGTGCTGTGGTGACAATACCTCTCCATCACATCTCTGTGATGCAAGTATTGTCCATGAAGCAGGAAGCCACGCCCAAACAGGTGCGGGGTAGTTCACAGGGTATCGGCATTCCTGACAGAAAAACCCGTTGA
- a CDS encoding helix-turn-helix domain-containing protein has product MILSMLFSYKYRAYPDVTVETRLDAALGTCRWLYNNLLEECNTARENGITPKMQKTQARIVTLKDENPALKEVYSKVLQMVNYTLWSNIATLSHTQKKGRKIGKLRFKSTFRYRTLNYNSPGSRSTVNTARSRSQRSGQFRSTCTDHTPGR; this is encoded by the coding sequence ATGATACTGTCGATGCTCTTTTCCTACAAGTATCGAGCATATCCAGACGTAACCGTTGAGACACGGCTGGATGCTGCACTCGGTACCTGCAGGTGGTTATATAACAATCTTCTTGAAGAGTGCAACACTGCACGAGAGAATGGGATCACTCCGAAGATGCAGAAAACGCAGGCGCGGATCGTCACGTTGAAAGACGAGAATCCTGCACTGAAAGAGGTATATTCCAAAGTGCTCCAGATGGTGAACTATACCCTCTGGAGCAACATTGCCACACTGTCACATACACAGAAGAAAGGACGGAAGATAGGCAAACTCCGGTTCAAGAGCACATTCCGGTACCGGACACTCAACTACAACAGTCCGGGTTCAAGATCGACCGTGAACACAGCACGATCACGTTCTCAAAGATCGGGACAATTCCGTTCAACATGCACCGATCATACACCGGGAAGGTGA
- a CDS encoding AMP phosphorylase, with product MKLVTRLIDIAHRGVLLHAADAREVSVRDGDRVEVKNRVTGESVSAFVDTTASLIDQGVIGVYRQTQRQIDVLDGAEVEVRPADRPASLDYIKKKMDNQRLSKEETYAIIRDVVGDVLSPGELTAYIVSTYTNPLDMDEVEYLTRAMVDTGEHLRFPSYPIVDKHSIGGVPGNKITLLVVPIVAAVGLKIPKTSSRAITGAAGTADLMEVLAPVEFTAAEVQQMTEKVGAVIVWGGATNIAPADDRFIAVEYPFKIDARGQMLASVMAKKFAVGANLVAIDIPVGEHTKVPTVEEGRKMAREFIDLGERLGMRVECALTYGESLVGHTIGPKLEVKEALSVLEGAKEPNSLIQKSLSLAGILLEMSGKAAPGQGYTVAQETLASGKALAKMKEIIRVQGGNADVTAEEIVPGEFQFVVNAPTSGYVVELNNKALISLARAAGAPQDPGAGVSVHAKKGTQVRVGEPIFTVYADRKWRLQKALEVGRQLMPVVVEGMLLDRVPGRHWGPEGEFHGM from the coding sequence ATGAAACTCGTAACCAGGCTGATCGACATCGCCCACCGCGGTGTCCTCCTCCACGCTGCCGATGCACGTGAGGTCAGCGTGCGGGACGGCGACCGCGTCGAGGTGAAGAACCGGGTCACCGGCGAGTCGGTCTCCGCCTTTGTCGACACCACCGCTTCCCTCATCGACCAGGGTGTTATCGGCGTCTACCGGCAGACCCAGCGGCAGATCGACGTCCTTGACGGCGCCGAGGTCGAGGTGCGGCCCGCAGACCGCCCGGCCTCCCTCGACTACATCAAGAAGAAGATGGACAACCAGCGCCTCTCCAAGGAAGAGACCTACGCGATCATCAGGGACGTCGTCGGCGACGTCCTCTCCCCGGGCGAACTCACCGCCTACATCGTTTCCACCTACACAAACCCTCTGGACATGGACGAGGTGGAATACCTCACGCGGGCGATGGTGGACACGGGCGAGCACCTCCGCTTCCCCTCGTACCCGATCGTGGACAAGCACTCGATCGGCGGGGTGCCGGGCAACAAGATCACCCTCCTTGTCGTCCCGATCGTCGCCGCCGTCGGCCTGAAGATCCCGAAGACAAGTTCGCGGGCGATCACCGGCGCCGCAGGGACGGCCGACCTCATGGAGGTGCTCGCCCCCGTGGAGTTCACCGCCGCCGAGGTCCAGCAGATGACCGAGAAGGTGGGAGCGGTGATCGTCTGGGGCGGGGCGACGAACATCGCCCCGGCCGACGACCGGTTCATCGCCGTCGAGTACCCCTTCAAGATCGATGCACGGGGCCAGATGCTCGCCTCGGTGATGGCAAAGAAGTTCGCGGTCGGCGCGAACCTTGTCGCCATCGACATCCCGGTCGGCGAGCACACCAAGGTCCCGACCGTCGAGGAGGGGAGAAAAATGGCGCGTGAGTTCATCGACCTCGGCGAACGCCTGGGCATGCGCGTGGAGTGCGCCCTCACCTACGGCGAGTCCCTTGTCGGCCACACTATCGGCCCGAAACTCGAAGTGAAGGAGGCGCTCTCTGTCCTCGAAGGTGCGAAAGAGCCGAACTCCCTCATCCAGAAGAGCCTCTCCCTTGCCGGCATCCTCCTGGAGATGTCGGGGAAGGCGGCACCCGGCCAGGGCTATACGGTGGCCCAGGAGACCCTCGCTTCAGGAAAGGCCCTTGCAAAGATGAAGGAGATCATCAGGGTGCAGGGCGGCAACGCCGACGTGACCGCCGAGGAGATCGTCCCCGGCGAGTTCCAGTTCGTCGTCAATGCCCCGACGAGCGGGTATGTGGTCGAACTGAACAACAAGGCCCTCATCAGCCTCGCCCGGGCCGCGGGCGCACCGCAGGACCCGGGCGCCGGGGTCTCTGTCCATGCAAAGAAGGGGACACAGGTCCGGGTCGGCGAACCTATCTTCACCGTTTATGCCGACCGGAAATGGCGCCTCCAGAAGGCGCTCGAAGTCGGCCGCCAGTTGATGCCGGTCGTCGTCGAGGGGATGCTCCTCGACCGCGTCCCCGGGAGACACTGGGGACCTGAAGGTGAATTCCATGGTATGTAA
- a CDS encoding carboxypeptidase regulatory-like domain-containing protein: MVCKLRFLTIAVLALLLCGTAVQASTLVDVTVKDADDGTSLKGATVYVDGSDEGTTNSYGEVSYRHSKSSRYTLKVTKSGYKEWSKRIDADETSVTVQMDRDTLDLKITVYDADTFLSVSGIRVEITSKEDSERESEKTDSTGLATFEVKANKDYTVTIDADGYDLLQRDIEVDDEAEPVQFWLYPEGRFAFRVLDAKDHLPVVNATVKVGGTVRGTTGSDGFVTTVVDTDRQYLVEVTHPAYSDYRQEVSLQENAVRTDIFLSKSTYPVFISVYDAAKAPLAGASVSVDGKNVGETDNYGRFSLESVVAGTHSVEVSAPGYVSWQGTCDSREQKADLVAELVPVSVPVVVIVGSPDHKPLAGVAIGVDGAARGVTGADGTLKLDLAPGSYNVSGMFDGYKPTYLVQQVPVGSSGESCSLTMQPSGLPLGIIGVVAVILVLVAVAGVVVAGKMRTPTRRTHRPGRRGGF; the protein is encoded by the coding sequence ATGGTATGTAAACTACGTTTCCTGACGATTGCCGTCCTTGCCCTCCTCCTCTGCGGCACTGCCGTGCAGGCGTCCACCCTCGTCGATGTGACGGTGAAGGACGCGGACGACGGCACCTCTCTCAAAGGGGCGACGGTCTATGTCGACGGCAGCGATGAAGGCACCACGAACTCGTACGGCGAGGTGTCCTACCGGCACTCGAAGTCCAGTCGGTACACCCTGAAAGTGACGAAGTCGGGCTACAAAGAGTGGTCGAAACGCATCGACGCCGATGAAACCTCGGTGACGGTGCAGATGGACAGGGACACCCTTGACCTGAAGATCACCGTCTATGACGCCGACACATTTCTCTCTGTCTCAGGTATCCGTGTCGAGATCACCAGCAAGGAAGACAGTGAAAGGGAGTCTGAAAAGACCGATTCGACAGGTCTTGCCACCTTCGAGGTGAAGGCGAACAAGGACTATACGGTCACGATCGACGCGGACGGGTATGATCTCCTGCAGCGGGATATCGAGGTCGACGACGAGGCCGAACCCGTCCAGTTCTGGCTCTATCCCGAGGGCAGGTTCGCCTTCCGGGTGCTTGATGCCAAGGACCATCTTCCGGTCGTCAATGCCACGGTGAAGGTCGGCGGGACGGTGCGGGGGACAACAGGCAGCGACGGTTTCGTTACCACGGTCGTGGATACGGACAGGCAGTATCTTGTGGAGGTGACCCACCCGGCGTACAGCGACTACCGTCAGGAGGTGTCTCTCCAGGAGAATGCTGTCCGCACCGACATCTTCCTCTCGAAGTCCACGTACCCGGTCTTCATCTCCGTCTATGACGCCGCGAAGGCCCCGCTGGCCGGAGCGAGCGTCTCTGTCGACGGAAAAAATGTCGGTGAGACCGATAATTACGGACGGTTCAGCCTTGAGTCGGTGGTGGCGGGCACGCATTCCGTCGAGGTGAGCGCTCCCGGCTATGTCTCCTGGCAGGGGACATGCGATTCCCGTGAGCAGAAGGCCGACCTCGTCGCCGAACTGGTGCCTGTCTCTGTTCCTGTTGTGGTCATCGTCGGGAGTCCCGACCACAAGCCCCTTGCCGGCGTGGCAATCGGCGTGGATGGGGCGGCCCGGGGTGTCACCGGGGCGGACGGAACCCTGAAACTCGACCTTGCGCCCGGCAGTTACAATGTCTCGGGAATGTTCGACGGCTACAAACCCACATACCTGGTGCAACAGGTCCCGGTCGGTTCCTCGGGTGAGTCCTGCTCCCTCACGATGCAGCCTTCCGGCCTTCCTCTCGGCATCATCGGTGTGGTCGCGGTCATCCTCGTCCTTGTGGCGGTCGCCGGTGTGGTCGTAGCAGGGAAGATGCGGACGCCAACTCGCCGCACCCACAGGCCCGGTCGGCGTGGCGGTTTCTAA